The Ziziphus jujuba cultivar Dongzao chromosome 12, ASM3175591v1 sequence TGTTCATACAttggtatattttattttctgctcCTCTCCCTTTAATTATAGATCATACTTATAAATATGACCAGAAGAGAAACAAGAAAATCCCCAGTGGGTGGTGGGATTGGAGCAAAAAGTAGACCTTCATtaatttggattgttacttgatCAAATGTAGCATGTATAGGTGTTTATTCATTCTCTTAGACCACGGAATTGGTCAACATCTTAGTTCGATTCttctccaattttttaaaaggaGGTTCATAGCATAGGACTTACTGGACAGGTCGTCCCTTTTGTGTGGGATTCATTTGGAATTTGGTTTTTCCTGCCCATGCCTTTCACCTTTATATGATGCTTTTGAGTTTTGACCACTTGTTCATGGATATTTAGGAGGAACTACCACATGAGATTCTAACCTCCATAATTCTCTTCAACATGAATATCAGTGCATGATAACTTTCTCATGTAATCCACTATCGCCAACATGAATACCAGTGCATGATAACTTGTCGATGTTGTCCACCCTTACCTTTGAGTGTGAtgttatacttttttattttttccatttcaaccatattgttttatttattttgctttcttATATTTTGGATCATAGCTTAAGGCTAGAAAGCCTTCTTGGAAGATTGGTTCATCCTTTTCCATAAGGAGGACCATAAAAAGTTTACCAAAAGTTCAGATTGACGATGATTCAGATCTCATCGATGAGGATAGCCTATTAACTGAGGAGGATTTGAAGAAACCACAGTTACCACCTGGTAAACATCATGGCTCAAAATTTAATGCTATGTGCTTGGTGTTTCTTTTTCTATTGACCATCTAAGTTATTCATTAATACAGTTGGGGATTGTGAAATTGGAAGCACGAGGAAAGCTTGTAAAAATTGCACTTGTGGGAGGGCTGAAGAAGAGGAAAAAGTCCAGAAGTTGGGATTGAATGATGATCAGCTGAACAATCCTCAGTCAGCTTGTGGCAGTGTATGTTCTGTTATCGTTGatgtaaattaattgattatgtTAGTGAGGTTTTTGTCTGACCAGTCATTATTATCATAAAAGTGATAAATATGCTGGCACCATGgatatatttagtttatatggCGTCTTACCATGTTGATGCCCTTAAGCAACTCACAAAGATTAGATATGGTGGTCTTTTTAGCTTTGGTATTTGTTGAATGTGGTAGGTTCAAAGGTAAACTTTTTATGCCTGGATTATTAGAAGTACCTTGCTTAGTCGATGCTAAATCTTCTTTCAATGCACCATGCATCATCTGCTTGCTTGTTACTGAGTATGGCAATAGATCGTGATCAACTCgtgtttgttgttttttttatatgtatattatatgataAGAATTAGTTTACATTGCTCTAAAAGTTGAACAACTTGCAGTGTGGACTTGGGGATGCATTTCGGTGTAGTACATGTCCTTACAAGGGTCTTCCTCCATTCAAACTGGGTGAGAAGGTATATAAACAGCTCTCTCACTATCTCCATCTctatttccatttttctttcttgtttataATAGCCAACATGCCTTCATGTAGGTGTCGCTATCTGGAAACTTCCTTGCAGCAGACATATAGACAAAGGGTTAAAACAATTTAGGCTTCTTTTCTTCTACTATAGAGATGTGGTTTCCATGTGCTGGAGAGTAATCGGGCTGTTTTCGCTGTTAGCATCCCAGGCTTGGTTTGCTTTAGTCATTGTTTACTGCATTCGGACAACAAAgcttttgtgtttgttttaagttttgTGTAATAATATTGAAGTCGGGTTAAATTTTAGCCTATGGTTAAATTCAATTATGGTGAATTATTGTTGCttcattaattttgatttgttcTGTGTTTAATACAATAGTGCATTAATAAATAGGAATTTAATATCGTAAGGACTCTATGAGGAACTTATATATACCAGGAAACTTGAAATGCAAATGAAATCATGTATGCTTAGTGTTGTGGAGCCCACACagcaaataaaatatcaaagtaAGAGAACTTGGATTGCATTTGGTTCTATTTCTTTTGAAAGTGTATAAAATTACAGTAAAATGAGGCATTTCCTGTGTTAAAATCTTCATAGCTCCTTACACACATGACCCGTTAATATTACTCAACCATATTCCAAGTGAAATTTCACTTTTCACTAAATTCAGATAATGCAACCTTCTTGATTACTCTGATCCTCCAAATGCCAAATGACATTCAACATTCGCTTTAATTTCCATTTGATAGGTATTTCAAGATTTTAACCATTGGGAAGAGctttaacaaaataaagaatttagAGGGACAATTTGGCTAATGTTGTCTTAAAGGAAATCCCAATACTATTTAGCAAATGTTTTGGGTGCGCGAGTGAAGTTCTTGTTGTAATCAATGTAGTGTAATCCATATCTAAGTTGCATAGGATTCCATTCAAAATCATCAAATACAGACCAGTAGAAGAATCCTTTGACGTTTACACTATTGCTACaatatacgtatatatgtatatataaccaaaaaataattattcgtaaaattttgtacaaaaacataaatttataaaagtaaatatatttttgtttaattaattgaaaacttACTGTATGGTCATATGTACATAATTGAAGTGTTGGAAAAATAGGTATAATTGGATGAGGATCCTTTAGTGATTCAATAGTGGCCACTTATCACAACTAATTTCAAACAAACCTAAATATGTAAAAAGTCTATTGGAAATTGTATTTCAATAGCATGCAAGTAAATTTTTTAGTagatatatgaatgcaaatacaaaaaattaaggcacaaccaaaaagaaaaatagaaagaagtTCCAACCATTTtctgtaataaatatatttgggtTTTCAGATTTTTGCTTCATAAACTTTAGCAATTTTTATATCCCTTATATACgtaattctttttctaaaaaataataataataataaaaaatgatagaagtAGTTATAAAATAGCATACTaactaataaactaaaatatatagaacaacttcaccccaaaaaaaagggggaaaaaccATATATAGAACAAAGTCAGCAAAGTGGCAATGCTTGTCTTGGTAATTCTGGGTGTTTTTCAACAACAAATCTGTAAAAGAGACAGCTACCTAAAGGTTTTAGGCATTCACCACTCAACTGCTGCCATGTGGCAGTATGTCCCACAAATCGCCACATGCAAAAAGATGAGTAGTGCCATCCCAACCATGAACTTCACAAGTTGCGTTGACAAGAGTTTCCCTATTGTATCCTCTCCTGTCAATATCAGATGCAGTTTATGACCCTTTGGATGCCAGGCAGGCAGGCAATTCTGAAACCCGTCATGGGTTGTACGGATTgccaaattaatgttttttgaaATGACAAATATTGTTGTTAAAATAAGTTTATAACTTTTAACCAAATTAGATTTGTAGGTCCCCATACAATGTTGGTGAATGTGTTGGCTTTAACGGAGGATACAGATCTATACCTGTTTAGCGAGCTTTCCAAAATGGAGTGGAAAGTTGAATTTATTCCTTACTCAAGGTTTAAATTctcagaaatttatttttaaatgacaaTCTATGacatatttttggtaattttagaatattgaaTCTGTCATcagagaatttttattttattttttccttggtAATATGTCATAAGAGAATGTTAATAAAACTAAGATATTTGGTTACCAAACATGTTTTGATGCATATATTCTGAAATTGAGACATCAGACATGCTCTTAATTTAACTtcaaggagaaaaaaatatataaaaagtcaactatttTGTATCAGATTGAATGATTAACTGATTTCAAACTACATATTTTTAATCATGCCACTCATTCTCTCTGCTATATGAATTTCCAGTTGCTGGTTAAGCTTAATTTACACACTAATAGTGCTTTTTCATTTCCTTGTTTTCATCTGATGCACTATAAACTGTACATGTTGATATGGAATAAATGGTCGAAGTTTACGCCGTTTACTTCATGCCGGTTACCTTGAGTTTTAGTAATTTGCACACCAATTCTTGTTGTCCTGCTCTGtcattgttgttattatcaatATGGCATGGTATGGTATAAGTATAACATTGTCCTTTGGGAACGGCACAAATGGCTGCCACTGTTTTCTCACAGACTAATCCTGAATACGAAGTTCGTAAAGTAAAAGTTCTTCAACTATAAACGAAAATTGGCGTCTATCCTACATTCCTACATTGACATATTTCAGTTTGCTAAACTCTCCCCCATTAGAGTACTGGTATACTTTGCTCTAAAAGTTAAGCAACTTGCAGTGTCGACTTGGGGATACTTTTCAATGTAGTTTATGTCCTTACAAGGGTCTTCTTCCATTCAAACTCTCCCCCTGACTCTGTTTCTGTTTCTCTGTTTAGAAGGTATGAAAAATGCTCTCACCTCTCTCTGTTTCTCTGTTTCTCTTCGTCTTGTTTACTAGCCAAAGGGTTATAACTTCCTTGCAGCATATACATAGACAAATGGCATTAACAATTTAGACTTTCAGTCTTTTTCTTGAGAATGTGGTGaattttgtttgcttcattaattttgtatttctGTGTTTTATAATGTAAGTTGAAATGCGGATGAAAATCATATATGCTTCATGATGTGGAGTCAATGTAAGAACAGAGCAAAGATATCAAAGAAAGACAACTTGGAttgtattttattctatttcttttaataaaactaCATCAAAATGAGACATTTTTATATGTCAAAAATCTCCACAGCTAGGTAATATATTAATACAACACCCATCACCATAAATATCACTCTCAACTATATTCCAAGTATTGAAATTTTGCACTTCTTTCACTAAATTTTGGAAATACAATCTTCTTCTTGATTAACCTGATTCTCCACATGCTGAATTGCATATACCCTTTGCTTTAATTTTCACTTGATTGGTATTTTAAGCTTGGAACTTTTTGGTGACAATGTACGAAAGAATTTGTTTAAGAGGGATAGTTGTGCTAATTTTGCCTTAGAGGAAATCCGGATAACAGTGCCACTTAGCAGACATTTTGGGTATGCGTGTGAACTTTTTGTTGTAATCAATGTAGTACAATCCGTGTACAAGTTGTAGACTATTCCATTCAAAATCATCAAATACAGTcctaaataaatatcttttaacGCTGACACCATTCCTATAGAAAgacattttttataaaataatataaattgaaaCTTACTGTATGAATCAATTACTGCAGAAAAATTTAAGAGCATTACTATTAAATTAAACTATAATGACATGGATAAATAAGTTAGTTCTAAATTTTATAATGGGTGTTTACACTAACATGATGATAAGCATTTCCATTCAATTAATAGAATGATCTATCACCAATAATATGATGAAAATGCCACCATAATCTCAATGTGAACGTCTTGATCTATATATACAGGGTGTTTCTATAATTCTATAATATGGATATCtgcaagtttttatttttcatgtatctACACTATGAAaatgttgtatatatatttatatatgatatttgtAATGAAAGGAAAATCAAGTATGTAAGAACCTAGAACTGTTCAAGCTTGGAATCCCAAGTGCTTTTTCCTCTTCCTCCATTCATTGACCCTTCAGTCtacaaaatcaataatatatattaaaaaaaaaaatggcccaAATACAAATTAATGTTTATAAATCAAAAACAATATTTGTGGTCATGTAGTTTAACCTGTGCTGCAGAAGCACCAGCACCAAACAGAAAATCACTTGGAAAACAGTTGTTTTTAATTCTTCAGCAATTTAAGAATTTGGCTCCTCTAATTCATAATTAGACTCCCCTCCTGTCACATTCACTAATACtcctacagaaaaaaaaaaaaaaaaaaaaaagaatagtgaCATTATTCACTAGTTTCTAAACCGAaaatgagaaggaaaaaaagtaaATGTAAAACTTTTGTCATTAGCAATGCTAATTTTGTTTACAAGCAATTGGATGTAAAATAAGAAAGAGAATTATGATGTAATTCACCTTTACTTTTCAGcggtccagcaaataaataaagtaataacAATGATGCCGAGGATCCCACTTAGAAGCATTGTTGGGGATGACATTGTTGATAGTAAAAGAGCCATATTTTACCTCTTAACCAAAAAGAAATCTCTCAGAATTCacaatcaaattgaaaaaaaaaaaaaaaaaaaaaaaaaaggaagaagaagaagaagaagagagtttgTGAAATCAATGTGATAACAACACCACCTATATACgtaattctttttctaaaatgaaaaaatgacaCAAGTAGCTATCGAATAACATACTAATAAACCAACACATatagaaaaagtcaacaaaGTGACAATGCTTGTCTGTCTTTTTACAACAAATCTGTAAGACAGCTACCTATATAGGTTTCGAGCTTTCACCACTCAATCACTGCCATGTGGCAGTGTGTGTCCTATGTACCACCACATGGCAGAAAGCGAGTGGTGCCATCTGAATCTTGAATTTCACAAGTTGGGTGGACAAGTATTTCCCTAATGTATCCTCTCTTGTGAATAGGAGATGCAATTTATGAACGGCCAGATGCCAAGTAACTGTGGAACCTCCATGGGTTGTGAGAATTACTAAATTAGTGTTTTGAAATGACCAAGATTGTTaccaaaaacagttttttttaactttaaccAAATTAGATTTGTAGGTTACCATACAATGTTGGGCAATGTGTTGGCATTTACAGATGATGCAGTTCAGTATGCCTGCTACGTTCTGTTTCAACATAATTTTGGAAGCTTCTAAATGGAGTGAAAAGTGAAATTTATTCCTTACTCAAGGTTTaaaattttcagaaatttttgtttttacataaCAATATATGACATATTATTGGTAATTTAAGAATGTTGAATCTGTCATCAGAGGATGTTACTAAAACTGAAAAGTGAAAACAGTAAATCTTTCTTTTGAAAGATATTTGATTGCTAAACATGCTTttgatgtatatatttttgaactTAGCTATGCCATCAAATGCAATGATAAGAGTCTTAGTCATGCCATTCTCTCTGCTCTGTATATGAATTTTCAGTAGCTAATTAGATTAATCTTGGGTTTTTAATTGCACATTAATCTTAGCTGCACTGTCCTTTCATTAGATGAATTATAAGTACATGGTCATATGGATTAAATGATCTAAGTTTACGACATTTCATGCGGGTCTTTTCTATTATATGTCTTTCCCGGTGCTAAACTTAGCCTAAGTTTTAGCCAGTTGCAGACTAATTCTTGGTATCCTGAACTGTCCTGTTCTGTTCTGTTCTGTTCTGTTCTGTTCTGTTCTGTTCtatcctttctttcttcttagtAGACAGAAGTATCAATATGGCATGGTTTTTCTATACGAGTTAAGTAACTACGGTATAACAGTGTCCTTTTGGGAAAGCCCAAATGGCTTCCACTTGTTTTCTTATCATCTAGAATCCAAGTTCGTAGAGTAAAAGTTCTTCAACTGAAATTAAACTTTGCATCTGATGGGCACTTTGTTGTGAGTACTCATTCCTACATTCATGCACGGGCATATTTTAGTTTGCTACTCCCTCCCCcattaaaatatagataaatgtgacccaaaaaaaaaaaaaaaaaaacaagtggaTTATGGATTTGGAGCAAAAAGTATATCTGCATTGATTTGGTTTACAAACTGACTCAAAATTACAGAAAGTAAAATGTGGGATTATTgagaatttgtattttattattattttttttttggacccaTACTTTTGACCTTTATATgatgctttctttttttccccatttttgtTCTTGGATTTTGAGCAGGAACCACCATATGAGATTCCAACCCTTTATTTATTCTCTATTTCAAGATGAATACCAAAGGATGATTCCATGCCATCCACCCCTTTAGCTTTGATTGTGATCATATTAGAGTATTTGCATTATTTTTCAGGCTAGAGTTCCAATCTTTAATTTGGTTTtctttgttattatcattattatttactttgctTTTTTGGTTATTTGATCATACAGGTTAAGGCTAGAAAACCTTCCTGGAGGACATTTTCATCCTTTTCCACAAAGAAATCTGTAAAACGTTTACCATAAGTTCAGATTGTTGATGATGATTCAGAACAGCTTACCTAAACTTCTTATTAGATAATATATGTGGAGATTGTTAAAGTTGGATGAACAAGGAAAGCTTgcaaaaagaattaatttattattatagtgaCAAttctattatcattattttattatgttagtGACAATTCAATCACAATacattttattctactttttcccttaatttttttttttttttaattatcagtttGTTTTTCTCTAAAAGTTAACAACATGCgtcaaaaatatagataaaaatggattaaaaaaGTGGAGTGCATTGTTTTGCTCTAGTTTGCATTGTTTATTGCCTTCAGATAATAGacattttgaataaaattgCTTGAGTTCgtggaataaaaaaattgaagtcagTTTGAATTTATGGTGAATTTGTTACttagatataaaattttgaattttttcgcCGTGTTTAATATAATGCAATTTATACATTTACTAGGCAAGGTGAAATGCAAATGAAATCTTATGTACTTCAATTTTTGTGAGAGTTAACCACACGAATCAACATTCATCaatgagataaagaaaaataGTCTGCTTGACTACTCTAACCCCTTAAACCCACATGCTAAATAGCATCCTAACACTTGCGTTGAAATTTCCAATTGGTGATAACAAATGAAAGATATAGTTTAGGGCTTAATGGTGCCAACTCTGAAGGAAATCATTGTACCACTTAGCAAATGTTTCAAGTATGTTGCCTTGGACGAAATCTCAATACCATGAAGCAGAAATTTTGGGTATTCGAATGAAATTTTTGTTGTAATCAATGTAATACAACCCGTATCTGAGTTGTGTAGTATACCATTTAAAATCATTGAATACAGTCCAATAGAAATAATCCTTTTGACTTCTACactatttctaattaaaaaatgtaACCAAAAAATAGTTGTTTACAAGTTTTGTACAGAGTACAAgtccataaaaataattattagtcTTTTAATAACACAAAATCAATTAAGTATTTGAGTAAGAGTTATTTAGTGTTCAATTAGTTCATAAAAACTAACCGTATAGCCTCACATACATTTAAATGTTGAACAACATAGATTATTCAGTTTTACATCATTTGATGATTCATTTAGCGCTTGCATATCATCATTCTTTCCAAAACTTCCTACACATATTAAAACTCAATTATGAAttgtatttcaaatttttttcatgtaaaaacttttctaatattaatatatatatatatatatatatatat is a genomic window containing:
- the LOC107429638 gene encoding anamorsin homolog isoform X2; this encodes MPGNVLAVTDDAVLPVSTVFNIIGELQDGGVEKWDPQIITQVSSLSQLPFEASSMDAVISLCRSIELPSDHLLREISRVLKSDGTVLVVYHSQSNNVETDKKTSALERQLLLVGFLEVKVIQLKLNLASDRQSYVLKARKPSWKIGSSFSIRRTIKSLPKVQIDDDSDLIDEDSLLTEEDLKKPQLPPVGDCEIGSTRKACKNCTCGRAEEEEKVQKLGLNDDQLNNPQSACGSCGLGDAFRCSTCPYKGLPPFKLGEKVSLSGNFLAADI